CCTCGTGCGGGACCAGGCGCTCCACGCGGACGACCACGGTCTTGTCCATCTTGTCGCTCACGACCGTCCCCACCTTCTTTTTCCGCGCACCGCGGGCTTCCATCGTACCCTCCGCCGTCATGTCAGTTCGCCTTCCCTTCCGCCTTCGCGTGGAGGAACGTCACCACGCGTGCCAGGTCCCTGCGCCGGTTGCGGATCTGCATCTTGTTCTCGAGAGCGGACGCGGCGCGCTTCATCTTCAGGCGGAAGATCTCGTCGCGCAGTTCACGCTCCTTCTGGCGGAGTTCCTCCGCTCCAAGATCCCGCAAATCCTTTGTCTTCATGGACGCCTATGCCTCTCTGGACAGGAATGTCGTTTGGATCGGGAGCTTGTGGGCCGCCAGGCGAAACGCCTCTCGCGCCGTGGCCTCGTCAACGCCCTCGATCTCGTAGAGAATCCGCCCGGGGCGGACCACGGCGACCCACTCCTCGGGTGCGCCCTTGCCCTTCCCCATTCGGGTTTCCGCCGCCTTCTTCGTGATCGGCTTATCGGGAAAGATCCGGATCCAGATCTTCCCGCCGCGCTTGATGAAGCGCGTCATCGCGATGCGCGCCGCCTCGATCTGCCGGGAGGTGATCCACGCGGCATCCGCGGCCTTTACGCCGAAATCGCCGAAGTTGAGCGTGTTCCCGGACTGCGACTTTCCCCGACGCCGGCCTTTCATCTGCTTGCGGAACTTGACCCTTTTGGGGGCGAGCATGATTCCCGTTCTCCTATTCGTTGGTGGCGGGGGAAGAGGGTGCCTTCGGCAGCACCTCGCCCTTGTAGATCCAGACCTTCACACCGATGATCCCGTACGTCGTGCGGGCCTCCGAGAAACCGTAGTCGATATCGGCCCTCAAGGTGTGGAGAGGCACTCGCCCTTCCCGGTACCATTCGGTCCGTGACATCTCGGCGCCGCCGAGGCGGCCGGATACCTGTATCTTGATCCCCTTGGCGCCCAGCTTCATCGAGGAAAGGACGGTCTTCTTCATGGCGCGGCGGAAAGCGACCCGCCGCTCCAACTGCATCGCGACGTTTTCCGCGGTCAGCTGCCCGTCCGTCTCCGGTCGGCGGATCTCGACGATGTTGATCGACACTTCCTTCGGCGTGAGCTTCTGGATCTCCTTCTTCAGGTTTTCGATCTCGGCGCCCTTCTTGCCGATCACGATTCCCGGACGGGCCGTGGCGATGAAAACGGTGACGCGGTTGCTGCGCCGCTCGATCTCGACCGAGGAGACTCCCGCGTGGTTCAGGCGGCTTTTGACGAAGCCGCGGATGCGAAGGTCCTCCTGCAGTTGCGACGCGTAATCCTTTTCGGAGTACCATCGCGAGCGCCAAGTCCGGATGGACACCAGCCGAAATCCGTAAGGGTGTGTCTTCTGTCCCAAAATCCGCCTCCTGTTAGCGGTTAGCTACGCCTCGTCCACGACGATCGTTATGTGACTCGTCCGCCGCTTGTACTTGTGCGCCCTTCCCATCGGGGCCGGACGAAACCGCTTCTGCGAGGCCCCCTGGTTCACGCACGCGCTCTTCACGTAGAGCGTCCCGACGTCGATCACGCCGGTCTGCCCGGCGTTGGCGATCGCCGAATCGAGGACTTTTTTCACGGTCGCGGCGGAGGCCTTGTTCGCGAGGGCAAGGATCGTCCGTGCCTCGGAGATCTTCTTCCCCCGGATCAGGTCCACCACGAGGCGCGCCTTCCTCGGGGAGACGCGCATGAACTTCGCCGTCGCGGTTGCTTCCATCTGCTGCTCTCCTTCTCCGCTCTTACTTCTTCACCTTGGCCTTGCGGTCTCCCGAGTGGCCGTGGAACGTCCGCGTGGGCGAGAACTCGCCTAACTTGTGGCCCACCATGTTTTCCGTGACGAAGACGGGCATGAATTTCCGTCCGTTGTGCACGGCGAACGTGTATCCCACCATTGCGGGAGTGATGGTCGAGCGCCGGGACCAGGTCTTGATGATCTTCTTGTCGCCGGTTTCGACGGCCTTGTTGAGCTTCCGTGCAAGGCCTTCCTCCACGTACGGTCCCTTCTTGATGGATCGCCCCACGTCGAGACCCCTTTTCCTTTATTTTCCGCGCCGCTTGACGATGTACTTGTCGGTCGACGGGTTCTTCCGCGTCTTGTACCCCTTCGTCGGCTTCCCCCAGGGGGTGCAGGGATGCCGGCCTCCGGAGGATCGACCCTCGCCGCCGCCGTGCGGGTGGTCGACGGGGTTCATGACGACGCCCCGGACCGTCGGGCGGACGCCCTTCCAGCGATTGCGGCCCGCCTTGCCGATCGACACCTTTTCATGGTCCACGTTTCCAACCTGCCCGATCGTCGCCATGCACTCGATGAATACAAGACGGACTTCGCCGGAGGCGAGTCGAAGGTGCGCGTACGCCCCCTCCTTGGCCAGGATCTGGGCAACCGACCCGGCGGAACGGGCGATCTGTCCGCCCTTCCCTACCTTGAGCTCGATGTTGTGCACGAGCGTACCGACCGGGATGTTCCGGATCGGGAGTGCGTTCCCGGGTTTGATATCGGCGCTTGCGCCGGAAAGAACCGTGTCGCCGACGGAAATCCCGATCGGACAGAGGATGTACCGCTTCTCCCCGTCCGCGTAGTTCAGCAGCGCAAGGCGCGCGGACCGGTTCGGGTCGTATTCGATCGCCGCGACGGTCGCCGGGACGTCCTTCTTGTCCCTCTTGAAGTCGACGATCCGGTACTTGCGCTTGTGGCCACCGCCGCGGTGCCACACCGTGATCTCGCCGAGGTTGTTTCTGCCGCCGCTTCCCGAAAGGCTTTCCGTCAGCGCGCGTTCGGGCTTCTTCTTCGTCAGATCGTCCGTGATGAGGACGGTCATGCCCCTTCGCCCGGGGGAGGTCGGCTTGTAGTTCCGGATGCCCATCGCTGTCTCTCCTTAAAAGAAGGGCGTTTGCAAAACGCCTTTCAGACCCCTTCGAAGAACTCGATCTTGTCGCCCGCCTTCAGTACGACCACCGCCTTCTTCCAGCCGGGACGAAGCCCCACCGTACGGCCACGGCGCTTCACCTTGCCGGCGACGTTCATCGTGCGGACGTCGTCGACCTTCACCTTGAACATCTTCTCCACGGCCTCGCGTACTTCCTTCTTGTTGGCGTGTTTGTCGACGGCGAACAGGACCGCGTTGGACATCGCCTTCAGCGAGGTCGCCTTTTCGGTGATCAACGGCCGCTTGATGACGTCGGATAGATTCATTTCGCCAGCACCTCGGTGATTTTCTCGAGAGCCGCGCCGGTCAGCACGAGCTGGTCGTACGACAGGATGTCGTACACGTTCAGCGCCTTGGCGGGGAGGGTCTTGAACGCCTTGAGATTGCGGATGCCAAGGGCCAGGTTTTCGGGCTCCCCCTCGACGACGATCAGCGCGTCGCGAAGGCCGAGCGCTGCCGCGACCTTGAGGAATTCCTTGGTCTTCGCGA
This sequence is a window from Candidatus Deferrimicrobium sp.. Protein-coding genes within it:
- the rpmC gene encoding 50S ribosomal protein L29 — its product is MKTKDLRDLGAEELRQKERELRDEIFRLKMKRAASALENKMQIRNRRRDLARVVTFLHAKAEGKAN
- the rplP gene encoding 50S ribosomal protein L16, producing MLAPKRVKFRKQMKGRRRGKSQSGNTLNFGDFGVKAADAAWITSRQIEAARIAMTRFIKRGGKIWIRIFPDKPITKKAAETRMGKGKGAPEEWVAVVRPGRILYEIEGVDEATAREAFRLAAHKLPIQTTFLSREA
- the rpsC gene encoding 30S ribosomal protein S3 is translated as MGQKTHPYGFRLVSIRTWRSRWYSEKDYASQLQEDLRIRGFVKSRLNHAGVSSVEIERRSNRVTVFIATARPGIVIGKKGAEIENLKKEIQKLTPKEVSINIVEIRRPETDGQLTAENVAMQLERRVAFRRAMKKTVLSSMKLGAKGIKIQVSGRLGGAEMSRTEWYREGRVPLHTLRADIDYGFSEARTTYGIIGVKVWIYKGEVLPKAPSSPATNE
- the rplV gene encoding 50S ribosomal protein L22 — translated: MEATATAKFMRVSPRKARLVVDLIRGKKISEARTILALANKASAATVKKVLDSAIANAGQTGVIDVGTLYVKSACVNQGASQKRFRPAPMGRAHKYKRRTSHITIVVDEA
- the rpsS gene encoding 30S ribosomal protein S19; this encodes MGRSIKKGPYVEEGLARKLNKAVETGDKKIIKTWSRRSTITPAMVGYTFAVHNGRKFMPVFVTENMVGHKLGEFSPTRTFHGHSGDRKAKVKK
- the rplB gene encoding 50S ribosomal protein L2; this encodes MGIRNYKPTSPGRRGMTVLITDDLTKKKPERALTESLSGSGGRNNLGEITVWHRGGGHKRKYRIVDFKRDKKDVPATVAAIEYDPNRSARLALLNYADGEKRYILCPIGISVGDTVLSGASADIKPGNALPIRNIPVGTLVHNIELKVGKGGQIARSAGSVAQILAKEGAYAHLRLASGEVRLVFIECMATIGQVGNVDHEKVSIGKAGRNRWKGVRPTVRGVVMNPVDHPHGGGEGRSSGGRHPCTPWGKPTKGYKTRKNPSTDKYIVKRRGK
- the rplW gene encoding 50S ribosomal protein L23 gives rise to the protein MNLSDVIKRPLITEKATSLKAMSNAVLFAVDKHANKKEVREAVEKMFKVKVDDVRTMNVAGKVKRRGRTVGLRPGWKKAVVVLKAGDKIEFFEGV